Proteins encoded in a region of the Rhizobium sp. CC-YZS058 genome:
- a CDS encoding PAS domain-containing protein gives MTPAMQEPSWPIGGGELGGRIRAFDWSKTALGPLADWPLTLRIKVNSIVNSPIAQVLMWGPEHVMLYNDAYREIAGGNHPAALGGRVPDIWPEIWDWNRAVLEAGFRGEVQGFRDQRMTLHRNGRVEEVVLDLFYTPIYNETAQIAGVLCTVLDNTDRVETTLALARSKAELNRLTDALPLLVGFLDKDFIYRFANTGYLDWFGVAPDKVVGRHAAEIIGKPYFESRRPLLEQAMAGETMVTDTRIPRPDGSVRAAEVRYTPRRADDGNVDGIYVVIIDIEDRKRAEMDLLTSNGRFQAAVRAVHGVLWTNSPEGRMVGEQPGWAQLTGQSEAEYQGYGWADAVHPEDRQPSIDAWNEAVAQRKTFVWEHRVRRHDATWRSFAIRAVPILDQEGIIREWVGMHTDITEQRETENALRRHTVDLEQQIRHRQRAEEQLRLLNETLEARVSEEIAVRQQAELALRQAQKMETIGKLTGGVAHDFNNLLQVVSGNLQLLAKDVAGIDRAERRVANAMAGVSRGAKLAAQLLAFGRRQALEPKVINIGRFIGNMDDLLRRSIGEAIEIETILAGGLWNTFVDPTQVENAVLNLAINARDAMDGAGKLTIEVGNAYLDDDYARSHMEVEAGQYVVLSVSDTGSGIAPEILEQVFEPFFSTKAEGKGSGLGLSMVYGFVKQSGGHVKIYSEVGHGTTVRLYLPRATEAEDREILIQSGPVVGGTEMILVVEDDDEVRATVVEMLSDLGYGVLKATNAANALTVVESGIAIDLLFTDVVMPGTMKSTELARKAKERLPEIAVLFTSGYTENSIVHGGRLDPGVELLSKPYTREALARKIRHVLANPKQRNAVGSRPVAPPAPQPTAQAPAETALTVLLVEDDALIRANTAELIQEFGHAVIEAGSGQEARAKLASGDIDVLVTDIGLPDMSGATLAAEARRAMPSLGIVYATGNDQAPDEAVSDAVLLRKPYDGDGLSAAIRASLRRAGSA, from the coding sequence CCGCGCGTTCGACTGGTCGAAGACCGCGCTCGGCCCTTTGGCCGATTGGCCACTGACACTCAGGATCAAGGTCAATTCGATCGTCAATTCCCCCATTGCCCAGGTGCTGATGTGGGGTCCCGAGCATGTGATGCTCTACAACGACGCCTATCGCGAGATCGCCGGCGGCAATCATCCGGCCGCGCTTGGCGGGCGGGTTCCGGACATCTGGCCAGAGATCTGGGACTGGAACCGTGCCGTGCTCGAAGCCGGCTTTCGCGGCGAGGTGCAGGGTTTTCGCGATCAGCGGATGACACTTCACCGCAACGGACGGGTGGAGGAGGTCGTGCTCGATCTCTTCTACACCCCGATCTACAATGAAACTGCGCAGATCGCGGGCGTGCTCTGCACCGTTCTCGACAATACGGACCGGGTGGAAACGACGCTGGCGCTCGCCCGCAGCAAGGCCGAGCTGAACCGGCTGACCGACGCCCTGCCCCTGCTGGTCGGCTTTCTCGACAAGGACTTCATCTACCGCTTCGCCAATACCGGCTATCTCGACTGGTTCGGCGTTGCGCCGGACAAGGTGGTCGGTCGGCATGCCGCCGAGATCATCGGCAAACCCTATTTCGAAAGCCGCCGCCCGCTCCTGGAACAGGCCATGGCCGGCGAAACCATGGTCACCGACACGCGCATTCCCCGGCCGGACGGCTCGGTGCGGGCCGCCGAAGTTCGCTACACCCCACGACGCGCCGATGATGGCAACGTGGATGGTATCTATGTGGTGATCATCGACATCGAGGACCGCAAGCGGGCCGAGATGGACCTCCTGACCAGCAATGGTCGGTTCCAAGCCGCGGTGCGGGCGGTTCACGGCGTGCTGTGGACCAACAGCCCCGAGGGACGCATGGTGGGCGAGCAGCCGGGCTGGGCGCAGCTGACCGGCCAGAGCGAGGCGGAGTACCAGGGCTACGGCTGGGCCGATGCCGTTCATCCGGAAGACCGGCAGCCCTCGATCGACGCCTGGAACGAAGCGGTCGCTCAGCGCAAGACCTTCGTATGGGAGCATCGCGTGCGGCGCCATGACGCCACCTGGCGCAGCTTCGCCATTCGCGCCGTGCCGATCCTCGACCAGGAGGGCATCATCCGCGAATGGGTCGGCATGCACACCGACATCACCGAACAGCGGGAAACGGAAAACGCGCTGCGTCGGCATACCGTCGATCTCGAGCAGCAGATCCGCCATCGCCAACGAGCGGAAGAACAGCTGCGCCTGCTCAACGAGACCCTGGAAGCGCGGGTCAGCGAGGAGATCGCCGTTCGCCAGCAGGCGGAACTGGCGCTTCGCCAGGCGCAGAAAATGGAGACGATCGGCAAGCTCACCGGCGGCGTCGCCCATGATTTCAACAATCTGCTGCAGGTGGTGTCGGGCAATCTGCAGCTTCTGGCCAAGGATGTCGCGGGCATCGACCGCGCCGAGCGGCGCGTGGCGAATGCGATGGCCGGCGTCAGCCGCGGCGCAAAGCTCGCCGCGCAGCTCCTGGCCTTCGGCCGTCGCCAGGCTCTGGAGCCGAAGGTCATCAATATCGGTCGCTTCATCGGCAATATGGACGATCTGCTGCGCCGCTCGATCGGCGAGGCGATCGAGATCGAGACGATCCTGGCCGGCGGGCTCTGGAACACCTTCGTCGATCCGACCCAGGTGGAGAACGCGGTGCTGAACCTCGCCATCAACGCCCGCGACGCCATGGATGGCGCCGGCAAGCTGACGATCGAGGTAGGCAATGCCTATCTCGACGACGACTATGCCCGCAGCCATATGGAGGTGGAGGCCGGGCAATATGTGGTGCTTTCCGTGTCCGACACCGGCAGCGGCATTGCGCCGGAGATCCTCGAACAAGTGTTCGAGCCGTTCTTCTCGACCAAGGCGGAGGGCAAGGGCAGCGGGCTCGGCCTCTCCATGGTCTACGGCTTCGTCAAGCAATCGGGCGGCCATGTGAAGATCTACAGCGAGGTCGGCCACGGCACGACCGTACGGCTCTATCTGCCGCGCGCCACGGAGGCGGAGGACCGCGAGATCCTGATCCAGTCCGGCCCGGTCGTCGGCGGGACGGAGATGATCCTGGTGGTGGAGGACGATGACGAGGTACGCGCCACCGTGGTCGAGATGCTGTCCGACCTCGGCTACGGTGTCTTGAAGGCGACCAATGCCGCCAACGCCCTGACCGTGGTGGAAAGCGGCATCGCCATCGATCTCCTCTTCACCGATGTGGTGATGCCGGGCACGATGAAGAGCACCGAGCTCGCCCGCAAGGCCAAGGAACGTCTGCCCGAGATCGCCGTGCTCTTCACCTCCGGCTATACGGAAAATTCGATCGTGCATGGCGGCCGGCTCGATCCGGGTGTCGAGCTTCTGTCCAAGCCCTATACAAGGGAGGCCCTGGCGCGGAAGATTCGCCATGTTCTCGCCAATCCGAAACAGCGCAACGCTGTGGGCAGCCGCCCCGTCGCTCCACCCGCCCCTCAACCGACCGCGCAGGCTCCGGCGGAGACGGCGCTCACCGTGCTTCTTGTCGAGGACGACGCGCTGATCCGCGCCAATACGGCCGAGCTTATCCAAGAATTCGGGCACGCTGTCATCGAGGCGGGCAGCGGCCAGGAGGCGCGCGCGAAACTCGCATCTGGCGATATCGACGTGCTGGTCACCGATATCGGCCTGCCGGATATGTCCGGCGCGACGCTGGCCGCCGAAGCCCGCCGCGCCATGCCGTCGCTCGGCATCGTCTATGCCACCGGCAACGACCAGGCGCCGGATGAAGCGGTGAGCGACGCGGTCCTGCTGCGAAAGCCCTATGACGGCGACGGGTTAAGTGCAGCGATCCGTGCGTCTCTGCGACGAGCAGGCAGCGCCTGA
- the pbpC gene encoding penicillin-binding protein 1C produces the protein MAVGLVAVGAVVGLEAADRAFPPPLAEAGMVSAEVQDRDGRLLRAFATPDGLWRLRTQARDVDPRFVSMLLAYEDQRFYHHSGVDPRALLRAAFQALTHGRILSGGSTLSMQVARLIEPREARSLGAKLRQVLRALQIERRLSKAEILDLYLTHAPYGGNLEGVRSASLAYFGKEPRRLSLGEAALLVALPQLPERRRPDRNAKLAEAARQRVLDRAAVAAVIGAGEAERAALAPVPATRQALPTLAAHLAEAARRRAPAVMVQRTTVQAPVQARLEALAASAAAKAGPRVSVAIVMADSQSGEILAEVGSAGYLDSARSGWIDMTRVPRSPGSTLKPFIYGLAFEEGLVSQETIIEDRPADFFGYRPRNFDMRYQGDVTIRQALQLSLNVPAIRLLDAVGPSRLMVRFRRAGVRPALPAGEVPGLAIGLGGLGISLRDLVQLYAALANGGRPVQLGDGVEGEPGLVDGAPLIDPVAAWHVADILSGVLPPSGSRRSGIAYKTGTSYGYRDAWSVGYDGRMVIGVWVGRADNGAVPGITGYATAAPILFEAFAKSGVGLTPMPRAPAGAVRLAQAALPPSLRRFSAGPAGLVSARAEDAPLQIVYPPEGAKVELGTDAAGATLPLMLKLQGGRAPYRWLANGKPLTTLSRRRVNPWLPDGAGFSKLTVIDARGRAASVSVFLQE, from the coding sequence GTGGCCGTCGGCCTTGTCGCGGTCGGCGCAGTCGTCGGGCTGGAGGCTGCCGATCGCGCCTTCCCGCCGCCGCTTGCCGAAGCGGGGATGGTTTCAGCCGAGGTTCAGGATCGTGACGGACGTTTGCTGCGTGCCTTCGCAACGCCGGATGGGCTGTGGCGGCTAAGGACGCAGGCGCGCGATGTCGATCCGCGCTTCGTTTCAATGCTTCTCGCCTATGAGGATCAGAGATTCTACCACCATTCCGGAGTCGACCCCCGCGCGCTTCTTCGTGCCGCCTTTCAGGCGCTCACCCATGGCCGCATCCTCTCCGGCGGGTCCACCCTGTCCATGCAGGTGGCACGGCTGATCGAACCACGCGAGGCGCGCTCCTTGGGCGCCAAGCTGCGCCAGGTGCTGCGCGCCCTGCAGATCGAGCGGCGGCTTTCCAAGGCCGAGATTCTCGACCTTTACCTGACTCACGCCCCCTATGGCGGCAATCTCGAAGGCGTGCGGTCGGCAAGCCTGGCCTATTTCGGCAAGGAGCCGCGCCGACTTTCGCTCGGCGAGGCGGCGCTTCTGGTCGCCCTGCCGCAATTGCCCGAACGCCGCCGGCCGGACCGGAATGCCAAACTGGCCGAAGCGGCGCGCCAGCGCGTGCTCGACCGCGCGGCTGTGGCGGCCGTCATCGGCGCCGGCGAAGCGGAGCGCGCAGCGCTTGCGCCGGTGCCCGCAACACGTCAGGCCCTGCCGACACTCGCCGCGCATCTGGCCGAGGCCGCGCGCCGCCGGGCGCCTGCGGTCATGGTTCAGCGCACGACGGTCCAGGCACCGGTCCAGGCTCGGCTGGAGGCCCTGGCGGCAAGTGCTGCGGCCAAGGCTGGTCCGCGCGTTTCCGTCGCCATCGTCATGGCCGATTCGCAGAGTGGCGAGATCCTCGCCGAGGTCGGCTCCGCCGGCTATCTGGACTCCGCCAGGTCCGGCTGGATCGACATGACGCGCGTGCCGCGCTCGCCGGGCTCGACGCTGAAGCCTTTCATCTACGGCCTTGCCTTCGAAGAGGGTCTCGTCTCTCAGGAAACGATCATCGAGGACAGGCCGGCCGATTTCTTCGGCTATCGCCCGCGCAATTTCGACATGCGCTACCAAGGTGATGTCACCATTCGCCAGGCGCTGCAGCTTTCCCTGAACGTGCCGGCGATCCGGCTGCTCGATGCGGTCGGGCCCTCGCGGCTCATGGTGCGGTTTCGTCGGGCAGGTGTGCGGCCGGCCTTGCCCGCGGGCGAAGTGCCGGGTCTGGCCATCGGTCTCGGCGGTCTCGGCATCAGCCTGCGCGATCTCGTGCAGCTCTATGCGGCGCTGGCGAATGGAGGCAGGCCGGTGCAACTCGGCGATGGCGTGGAAGGCGAGCCCGGTCTCGTCGACGGCGCACCGCTCATCGACCCAGTTGCCGCCTGGCATGTGGCCGACATTCTCTCCGGCGTCCTGCCGCCTTCCGGCAGCCGGCGGAGCGGCATCGCTTACAAGACAGGCACGAGCTATGGCTACCGCGATGCCTGGTCGGTCGGCTATGATGGGCGCATGGTGATCGGCGTGTGGGTGGGGCGCGCGGACAATGGAGCGGTGCCCGGCATTACCGGATATGCCACGGCCGCGCCGATCCTGTTCGAGGCCTTCGCCAAGTCCGGGGTCGGGCTGACACCGATGCCGCGCGCGCCGGCGGGCGCCGTGCGCCTTGCACAGGCTGCACTGCCGCCAAGCCTTCGGCGCTTTTCCGCCGGCCCGGCGGGTCTCGTCAGCGCCCGGGCCGAGGATGCTCCCCTGCAGATCGTCTATCCGCCGGAAGGCGCAAAGGTCGAGCTTGGAACCGATGCCGCCGGCGCCACCCTGCCGCTGATGCTGAAACTGCAGGGCGGCCGCGCCCCCTATCGCTGGCTCGCCAATGGCAAGCCGCTCACCACACTGTCGCGCCGCCGCGTCAATCCATGGCTGCCGGACGGCGCAGGCTTTTCCAAGCTGACGGTCATCGATGCGCGCGGACGTGCGGCCAGCGTCAGCGTCTTCCTGCAGGAATAA